A window from Bosea sp. ANAM02 encodes these proteins:
- a CDS encoding flagellar biosynthesis protein FlgA, whose product MNFHAHYAGIAEPVETCLVGSGSFGRSYLAQSRRTRLVNARIAVDVTAEAAGKAFAAAGFQPGEIALCTTGAEAKAAWNAGQCVATASLDVVMELPFMLLVEATGSPEAATRHSLAAIDAGRHVALVSKEADSVVGPGLARLARDKGVVVTPVDGDQPSLLIALASWAEIIGLEIIAAGKSSEYDFVLDAATGNVTCNGVTRSLPALREHWLPGSRSITANAAERARILGEAFPLRAVPDLCEMTLVANALGFSADAPGFHAPPARVPELADLFAERSEGGLMGGTRRIDVFHHLRLAEEASFAGGVFIVVRSDNDETWEMLAGKGHVVSRSGKTAALYLPRHLLGVEVATSILDAAGLGRSGYGDDYRPRQDLVAVAQRDLAAGTVLRMGGHHHSIENVGAEVRPAAALAAEGPAPFYLAADRTLVRPVKAGEAIRLGDVAIPEDSGLLAMRRRQDGLFFAGNGMAV is encoded by the coding sequence ATGAATTTTCACGCGCATTACGCCGGGATCGCGGAGCCGGTCGAAACCTGCCTCGTCGGCAGCGGCAGCTTCGGGCGCAGCTATCTCGCGCAGTCGCGTCGGACGCGATTGGTGAACGCGCGCATCGCGGTGGACGTCACCGCCGAAGCCGCCGGCAAAGCTTTCGCGGCGGCGGGATTCCAGCCCGGCGAGATCGCGCTGTGTACGACCGGAGCCGAGGCGAAGGCTGCCTGGAATGCGGGCCAATGCGTCGCCACGGCGAGCCTCGATGTCGTCATGGAATTGCCCTTCATGCTGCTCGTCGAGGCAACCGGCAGCCCGGAAGCGGCGACGCGACATAGCCTCGCGGCGATCGATGCCGGGCGCCATGTCGCGCTGGTCTCGAAGGAGGCCGACAGCGTCGTCGGGCCGGGCCTGGCACGGCTCGCCCGCGACAAGGGTGTGGTGGTGACGCCGGTCGACGGCGATCAGCCGAGCCTATTGATCGCACTGGCGAGCTGGGCCGAAATCATCGGCCTGGAGATCATCGCAGCCGGCAAGTCGAGCGAATATGATTTCGTCCTGGATGCCGCGACCGGCAACGTCACCTGCAATGGCGTGACGCGATCGCTGCCGGCCCTGCGCGAGCATTGGCTGCCGGGCTCGCGCTCCATCACCGCCAATGCCGCCGAGCGCGCGCGCATCCTCGGCGAGGCCTTCCCCTTGAGGGCCGTGCCCGATCTCTGCGAGATGACGCTCGTCGCCAATGCGCTCGGCTTCTCGGCCGATGCTCCCGGCTTCCATGCGCCTCCGGCCCGCGTGCCGGAACTCGCCGACCTCTTCGCCGAGCGCAGCGAAGGCGGGTTGATGGGCGGCACGCGCCGGATCGACGTCTTCCATCATTTGCGCCTGGCCGAGGAAGCGAGCTTCGCCGGCGGCGTCTTCATCGTCGTCCGCTCAGACAATGACGAGACCTGGGAGATGCTGGCCGGCAAGGGCCATGTCGTCAGCCGCAGCGGCAAGACCGCCGCGCTGTACCTGCCGCGCCATCTGCTGGGTGTCGAGGTTGCAACCTCCATTCTCGATGCGGCCGGCCTCGGCCGCTCCGGCTATGGCGACGACTACCGGCCGCGGCAGGACCTCGTCGCGGTGGCGCAGCGCGACCTTGCGGCGGGGACCGTGCTCAGGATGGGCGGGCATCACCACAGCATCGAGAATGTCGGGGCCGAGGTGAGACCTGCTGCGGCGCTGGCGGCCGAAGGCCCTGCCCCGTTCTATCTGGCAGCCGATCGGACGCTCGTCCGTCCGGTCAAGGCCGGCGAGGCGATCCGTCTCGGCGATGTCGCGATCCCCGAGGACTCCGGACTGCTGGCGATGCGCCGGCGGCAGGATGGGCTCTTCTTCGCCGGGAACGGCATGGCGGTTTGA
- a CDS encoding GntR family transcriptional regulator, translating to MSEASADYPPIMRRTLHDEVLERLRDMIIEGRLAPGQRINEGQVGAQLGVSRTPLREAIKTLASEGLVEILPAKGAIVRKFTARDLADILEVIKSLEQLGGRIACAQASDATVAAIHKLHKDMLALYATRERLDYFKLNQAIHSAIVAASGNAVLAEMHTTLQARIKRLRFVGNEGPEKWAGAVAEHEDMMAALLKRDADALSEAIGRHMDTTLVRVREVL from the coding sequence ATGAGCGAGGCGTCGGCCGACTATCCCCCGATCATGCGGCGGACCCTCCATGACGAGGTGCTGGAGCGCCTGCGCGACATGATCATCGAGGGGCGGCTCGCTCCCGGCCAGCGCATCAACGAGGGCCAGGTCGGCGCCCAGCTCGGCGTCTCGCGGACGCCGCTGCGCGAGGCGATCAAGACGCTCGCCAGCGAGGGGCTCGTCGAGATCCTGCCGGCCAAGGGCGCGATCGTCCGGAAATTCACGGCGCGCGACCTCGCCGACATCCTCGAGGTGATCAAGAGCCTGGAGCAGCTCGGCGGCCGGATCGCCTGCGCCCAGGCCAGCGACGCGACGGTCGCGGCGATCCACAAGCTGCACAAGGACATGCTCGCGCTCTATGCGACGCGCGAGCGGCTCGACTATTTCAAGCTGAACCAGGCGATCCACAGCGCCATCGTCGCCGCCTCCGGCAATGCCGTGCTGGCCGAGATGCACACCACCCTGCAGGCCCGGATCAAGCGGCTGCGCTTCGTCGGCAACGAGGGTCCCGAGAAATGGGCCGGCGCCGTGGCCGAGCACGAGGACATGATGGCAGCCCTGCTGAAGCGCGACGCCGACGCCCTCTCCGAAGCGATCGGCCGCCATATGGACACGACGCTGGTGCGGGTGCGCGAGGTGCTCTGA
- a CDS encoding 4-hydroxythreonine-4-phosphate dehydrogenase PdxA produces MNERTNDPLPVIAVAMGDPSGISPELTARILSEADLRGAARYVVFGDKRLLDLGIEDGGVDPQVQVVKDGDALPLGDRPAFVDLANHDPADLKRGTATLAGGKAATENFRRALQFAASGQADAVFFTPFNKAAMRFAYPGYDDEIRFVRDAIGFEGAASEFNILDKLWNARVTSHIPLSEVAQNITQERILRALTLADANLRAAGFNPPRIAVAGINPHAGDGGNFGRDEIETIEPAVKAAKAKGFAVEGPFPSDTVFLRARNGDFDAVLTMYHDQGQIAMKLIGFDRGVTLIGGFPFPICTPAHGTAYEIAGKGVANLGATRAALALAIKMAQDGKGRTRVAA; encoded by the coding sequence ATGAATGAGCGGACGAATGATCCCTTGCCGGTGATCGCCGTGGCGATGGGCGACCCTTCCGGCATCAGCCCCGAGCTGACGGCTCGCATCCTGTCGGAGGCTGATCTGCGCGGCGCCGCCCGCTATGTCGTCTTCGGCGACAAGCGCCTGCTCGATCTCGGCATCGAGGATGGCGGCGTCGATCCGCAGGTCCAGGTGGTGAAGGACGGCGATGCGCTGCCGCTCGGCGACAGGCCCGCCTTCGTCGATCTCGCGAACCACGACCCCGCCGATCTCAAGCGCGGCACCGCGACGCTGGCCGGCGGCAAGGCCGCGACCGAGAATTTCCGCCGCGCGTTGCAGTTCGCCGCTTCCGGCCAGGCCGATGCGGTGTTCTTCACGCCCTTCAACAAGGCGGCGATGCGCTTCGCCTATCCAGGCTATGACGACGAAATCCGCTTCGTGCGCGATGCCATCGGCTTCGAGGGCGCGGCGAGCGAGTTCAATATCCTCGACAAGCTCTGGAACGCCCGCGTCACCTCGCATATCCCGCTCTCCGAGGTCGCGCAGAACATCACGCAGGAGCGCATCCTGCGGGCGCTGACGCTGGCCGATGCCAACCTGCGCGCTGCCGGCTTCAACCCGCCGCGCATCGCTGTCGCAGGCATCAATCCCCATGCCGGCGACGGGGGCAATTTCGGCCGCGACGAGATCGAGACGATCGAGCCGGCGGTGAAGGCGGCCAAGGCCAAGGGTTTCGCGGTCGAGGGGCCCTTCCCCTCGGATACCGTCTTCCTGCGCGCCAGGAACGGCGATTTCGACGCCGTGCTGACGATGTATCACGACCAGGGCCAGATCGCGATGAAGCTGATCGGCTTCGACCGCGGCGTCACCCTCATCGGCGGCTTCCCCTTCCCGATCTGCACGCCGGCTCATGGCACGGCCTACGAAATCGCCGGCAAGGGAGTGGCCAATCTCGGCGCAACGCGGGCCGCGCTCGCGCTCGCCATCAAGATGGCCCAGGACGGAAAGGGCAGGACCCGCGTCGCCGCCTGA